TGGCCGTCGCCTTGGCGGCTGTGGCCTTCTTCGCTGTGGCCTTCTTCGCGGTCGCCTTCTTGGCGGCTGTCTTCGTCGCGGTCGTCTTCTCGGCCGTGGCTTTCGTCGCGGTCGCCTTCGCAGGAGCCGCCTTCTTCGCGACGGCCTTCTCGGCGGCCTTCTTCGCGGTCGTCTTCGCCGGGGCCGCCTTCTTGGCCGCGGCCTTCGTCGCGGGTGACTGCGCGGCGGGCGTCTTCTTGGCGGCGGCCTTCTTCGCGGGGGCAGTCGCCTTCTTGGCCGCTGCCTGTTTCGGCACCGCCGTCTTCTTCGCGGCACTCTTCTTCTGGGCGGCCGTGGGCTGCTCGGGGATCTTCTCCCCGGCCGTCCCCTTGGGACGGGAACCGCTGGACTCAGGACGGGGGGTCACGGGCGGAGCCTCCAGGACGCAGGTGGGTCAGTCAGGTCAGGTCAGACGGCCGGACGAGGCGAGCCGGTCTATGGCGGCCAGGGGCACCGGCAGCCAGTCGGGGCGGTGCCGGGCCTCGTACACCACCTCGTAGATCGCCTTGTCCGTCTCGTAGGCGCGCAGCAGCACCGGATCGGTGCGCGGATCGAGGCCGGAGGCCTCGGCGTACCCGGAGCAGTACGCGGACCGGCAGGTCTCCGCCCAGTCCGGCTGGGGCGGATCGGCCGAGCGGGCCGCGTAGTCGAAGGACCGCAGCATGCCGGCGACGTCCCGCACCGCCGGCTGCGGCATGCGCCGCTCGGCCAGCGGCCGGGCCGGCTCGCCCTCGAAGTCGATCAGCCACCACTCGCCGGCCGGCGAGCGCAGGCACTGCCCGAGGTGCAGATCGCCGTGCACGCGCTGCGCGGTCCAGGTGCGGCCCTCGGCGGCCAGATCGCCCAGCGCCGTGAACGCCGACCGCAGCCCGTCGGCGTAGGGCCGCAGCGCGGGTACCGCCTGGACGGCCGCCTCCAGCCGCTCGATCATGCCGTCCACCATGAGCCGCAGCTGCATGTGACCGAGCGTGACCGTCGGCAGCGCGCGGGCCAGCGAGGTGTGCACCTCGGCGGTGGCCCGTCCCAGTGCCCGCGCCTCGGCGCCGAAGTCCTCGCCCTTGGCCAGCTCGCGCAGCGCCAGTTCCCAGCCGTCGGAGGCGCCCTGCACGAACGGCTGGAGCACCCCCAGTACGTACGGCTGGCCGGTCAGGTCGGCCGC
The genomic region above belongs to Streptomyces coeruleorubidus and contains:
- a CDS encoding maltokinase N-terminal cap-like domain-containing protein, with amino-acid sequence MSEAVTRTVTTPPGLLASLDPLLREWLPRQRWFAGKGRPVTGFTLVEATELLPSNGKLGLYHLLVRAHQPLVPSHGAPGHPGDCYQLLIGVREALPPRLAPALIGHLSTGPLAGRTAYDALHDARPAELLLEALRTQARIGGLRFERDLDQDIRSGLVPRVVTAEQSNSSIVYGDTFILKLLRRIVPGVNPDLELPLALAREGCPRVPAPTAWMVADVDPTVDPVISSGAADLTGQPYVLGVLQPFVQGASDGWELALRELAKGEDFGAEARALGRATAEVHTSLARALPTVTLGHMQLRLMVDGMIERLEAAVQAVPALRPYADGLRSAFTALGDLAAEGRTWTAQRVHGDLHLGQCLRSPAGEWWLIDFEGEPARPLAERRMPQPAVRDVAGMLRSFDYAARSADPPQPDWAETCRSAYCSGYAEASGLDPRTDPVLLRAYETDKAIYEVVYEARHRPDWLPVPLAAIDRLASSGRLT